GCAAATACGATTCACAGTGTGTTCAAGAAATCTGTATTACATCAATTTGAGAATTAAAATCTGTCACTGAAACGTATCAAAACGTAGAAATCAAAAGTATGTCCCgaaacttaaataatcaataaacTAACTTAATTGAGAATCTAGTACTGTTTCTCTTTCAGCATATAACTTAGGGATTCTACACATATCAGCAAGTGACGGTTgatcagaaattgaaaaaaaaaaataaaaaaattctgagatGTGCTTGTTCAACAAAAGcgctaaaattcaaatttttctgtttttgcatcagaatttaaAAGATAgactttatttagaaaaaataactaaatcaatCGAGGAGTAGTAAATTATAAAATGATTAGACAATTAGACTTAGAGCATAACTCTTCTATTTTACCAAAATAATCCCCCTTCTCCCCTCATGAACCAATGCAGTTTGTTTACTTGCGAgcacttatttttaaatgtaactaacatgaaaaatgaaagaaataaatctgaaaatcatggtattcaatatttatttatttatttcaggttTCTACTGGTTTGTTATTGCCGCTGTGATAGCAGGAACCGTTTTTGGAGATGATAGCTGCCCAAGTGCTACAGAATTAAAGCCCTGTACTTGTGATGGGGAAGGTGTTAACTGCATGCTTGCAACTTCAGTGGACCAAATAAGAACCGCATTCAAAGCCAATTTCAAATACGGGGGAGTTCGTTCAATATGGATTCAAGGAACGCCCATCACGAATGTACCAGCTGATCTCTTCAGTGGCATAAGAAGTCAACAGTTCTACATTGAAGTAAATAACATAACCTCAGTTGATATGGATGCATTTAGATCATCAAATATGTCAATGATCAGCTTGAGCTTCTTCGGAAACAAGCTCTCGACATTTCCGTTTGGCAAACTGCAAGAATATAAAAGACTCGGCTCTCTGAATTTGGGAAGGAATCGATTTACAAGCATCCCCGACAATGCATTCAAAAGCAATTCCTTAGGACGCCTCCTGCTAAGTCAGAACGGAATTTCTCATATTGGAAAAAATGCCTTT
This sequence is a window from Uloborus diversus isolate 005 chromosome 10, Udiv.v.3.1, whole genome shotgun sequence. Protein-coding genes within it:
- the LOC129231634 gene encoding oplophorus-luciferin 2-monooxygenase non-catalytic subunit-like, yielding MGFYWFVIAAVIAGTVFGDDSCPSATELKPCTCDGEGVNCMLATSVDQIRTAFKANFKYGGVRSIWIQGTPITNVPADLFSGIRSQQFYIEVNNITSVDMDAFRSSNMSMISLSFFGNKLSTFPFGKLQEYKRLGSLNLGRNRFTSIPDNAFKSNSLGRLLLSQNGISHIGKNAFSGLPSLNELHLTYNQLTTLGPESFSWQTNAPSLQILLQANMISSVSKTAFQGTQPYGIQLGYNKLTSLQQDSFIEVVTKIVNKGGYLELNGNPLTCRGCDYTWLVLNKNTLQKTLPGFRCPDGTGLRDLTYSKIGCNP